The window TTCTAGCAGGCTCTGTGACTGGGTCAAGATACCCTCAGACAGCTGTGTACCTGCTGCCGCACTGGTAATCTGCACAGCAGGTTCATCAGGGTAAAGGTTCGGGGCAGCATACAGACCGGAAACGATTAGCACGATGAGGATGACGAAATATTTCCAAGCGGGATATTGCATAATCACTTCTTTAAGTTGATAAAGTACTGGCGACGCAGGCCACAAGTCAGCAGATGGGATGTTAGCGATCGCAATGGGTGACTGCCATATTTAGTAACTGGCATCTTTATCATTTGCAATTGTCCACCATCGCGATCATCCGCTATGATAATAGAGCATAAAACGGTAGCGTATAAAACACTTTAAGGTGCAAAGCGATATAGCTTCTAAAAATAGCTATTTAGTTTTTTCTAAAAACTTATATTACCTTTATAACTGCAAGTTAAGTTATTTATAGAACTATAAGGTATAACGACAAGCCTATTACATGAAGCCTGTTTGACTATATTCTTGCTTTAATTGACTGACTAACAGCGTAAAATGACCGTAAACAATGAACGGTCATTTTTATAAATACGATGATAATAGATAAATACCACGACTCTAATAGCAACCAAAGAGTAACCAACTGTGTTTATAATTAATCACAGTTATTAGTGACTACTAGTAAATCACGATCGCTGATATTTATACGCTCTCAATAGTACCTTTAGGCAATACTGAAATCACAGAGGCACGTTGCACCTTAACATCGGTATTATTGTTTAAGCTAACAACGGCATAGATATCTTCAAGACTTTTAATACGACCCATCAGACCACCAGCAAAGATTATTTCACTGCCAACGGTTAAAGAGCTGACCATCGCGCGGTGTTCTTTAGTACGTTTAGACTGCGGACGGATCACCAAAAAGTAAAAAATAGCAAAAAATGCTACTGGTAATAAGATTTGACCGAATACTTCCATATCTCTCTCAATATATAATAGACAATAATAAAATTAGACGCATAGTAACAAAAAATACCAGACTTAGTAACTGTTAATCATGGGATGAGCGTATTTTTCTTAACGCATCGGCATACTATCAGTCGTTATCTATCACGACAATCCTTTTGGCTTACTAAAGAGGAGAATCTACAAAACTATTAGGCAGATAGGTATTGAATTTAGGTGTATTAGATGCCATAGACATCGGCTGTAATAATAGGTGGTGTTAATATTAGCGATCATACTTAAGTGGTGTATTTACTTTACATTAGTTTATCTATAATAAATGATTATTTTTGAAAACAGATAGCATTAATAAAAACAGATATCATCACAAATTATTGTTAAAGAGCAGTATCAATGCTAATATCAAATGGCTATTTTTATCTCTACTAAATTTTATAAAAATTGGTTAGTAATATCAATTGATGGCGTTTCTAGTACCATTTTTTAGTGAGATAGATGATAAACAGCACTTAGTTAATATTTTATATATGGTCGCAGATTTCATCGTGTTTCATCCTTTTTCATTTTTCTTTTTGTTTAGGTTACCTAACTTGTCCACCACTTTTTTGTTTACACCCCGTTTGTGTCGTCCACGCGCTTATCGTAAAGAAGCGTCTGCTAAACCTCCCCCGACGACTTGTCACCACACTTGCCTGAAGGCGGCACCAACATTGATAGTGTTATTACTGACGATACTTCCTTATTCAGCATCAGCCGCTGAGGTGTTGGTAGAGCAGCCAACCACTACCAATGTAATGCTACTGATAGGTTTTGTCAGTATGGCTATCGGCTTGTCCTTTATTTGTTCGATGGCAGAATCTGTACTGCTCAGTATGACACCTTCATATATTGCCGATGTTCAAGACAGCAATCCTAAAAAAGCGAAAATGCTCAAGCGCTTGAAACAAGATAAAGTTGATCAATCACTGGCAGCGATTTTAACCTTAAATACGATGGCCAATACTTTAGGCTCTATCGGCGCTGGGGCACAAGCGACTATTGTATTCGGTAGCGCTTGGTTTGGACTGTTTTCAGCCTTGATGACACTTGCTATCCTAACTTTTTCTGAAATCATCCCCAAAACATTGGGTACGGTATATTGGCGTCAGCTTAGTGGGCCAGTAGCTTACTTCGTGCGCGGCATTATTGTTGTCTTATATCCCATTATTTGGCTTTCAGAGCGTTTGACCAGACTATTGGTACGTGGAAAAGAGACCGACGTCTTCAGTCGCCGTGAGTTCGCCGCTCTTGCCAGTATTGGTGAAGAGGCCGGGCACATCGATCCACTAGAGTCACGGATTATTCGTAACTTGTTAGCATTCGGTGCGATTAAAGTTGAGGATATTATGACGCCGCGTTCAGTAATGCTGGCGTTTGAGCAGACTAAAACGGTTGCTGAGGTACTGGTCGATCGCCCAAAGTTAACCTTTTCACGCTTGCCAATTTATGATGGTGAGCTTGATAATATCACCGGCTTTGTATTAAAAACGGATATGCTATTAGCGAAAGTTAATCATGCCATGCACAAGCCACTGACTCAGTTTCAGCGAGACATTACTTATGTATTCTCAAAAATGAAGCTGTTTGATTTATTAGAGTTGATGCTAAAAAATCGTATTCATATCGCTATTACCGTCGGTGAGTATGGTGAAGTAAAAGGACTGGTTACTTTAGAAGATGTGTTCGAAACCTTATTAGGTCTTGAAATTGTTGATGAGATAGACCGAGTAGAAGACATGCAGGCGCTGGCACGGCAAATGATGGATAGACGAGTAGAGCGCTTAGGGATGAAGCTTAGTGATGATGAACGGTATGATGATATTAATACTGAGACTAAGCTTTAAAGAAAAATACTTATTATAATGCTAACTTAAACGCAATAGAATAAAAGTAGCCTTATAAATACCGCAATGGGAATGTTAGCGGTAATACCATGAGGCGCTAACGGTTACCAGTTATGGGCAAACTTATTGTGTTCATGTCAGGATTAGGATACACGCAAGAATTACACATGGTGTTACATGGCTGTGAGGATTAAATGCTAGGCTAAAGCATATTATTGGTTAACCACAACGACGAAAATAATATCGATAAGGGCTTTTTTATTAAAGGCTTTTTAACCAAGAGTCATGCTAACTAAAAACTATGTTAATTAAAGGCTACGCTAACTAAGGACTATGATGAAACGACTATGGGGGCAAGGGCTATTTGCTCTACTGATCAAAGCTGCTAGCGCAACTGCTTTATTCGCTGTAGCAAGTACAGTAAGCATCAGTGCACAAGCGGCTACTATGACCGAAGGCTTGGTACAAAACTATGCTTCGGCTATGAAATCAGCAGCCAACAGCCAAAATACCAACCAAGTGGCACGCCTCGTTTCTGATGATGCGTTGATCTCATTGTCAAGAAAAGGCAAGTCTACCAGCTTAGACAAAGATGCGTATTTAAGGTTGTTGCAAAACAGCTGGAACCAAACGTCGAACTATCACTACGATATCACTATCGATAACATCGTCATTACCGGAGTGCAGGCTAAAGCCAATGTAACAACAAACGAAAGCTGGGTAAAAGAGGGGAGAAATGTCTCATTTGTGACGACTTCACGAGTGACGCTGACCTCACCAACTGGTAATGCGGTACTTTTACGTGCAGTATCGCAAGTGACTATTGAATATTGAATAATAAAAGACAATGAGGATACGCCCTAGTAACATTACTCTAACCGACTAATACTTCTAGTACTTCGGTTTATATAGCTAGTACTTATGGTGTTAGTCTTAACCTTTAAGACAATCGCTTAAGTTTTGTCTGTTATCTTTTATATTACACTGGTCTTTGCTTTACATTGCATACTATACTGTCAATTAATTTTATTTCCATCTATTCTTGTTGTTAGGAAGCTCCTATTATCATGTCTACTGTGTCATCAACTTCTCGCTCATTTATCGCTTTACCACTGACGCTTGCGGTGTCGGCTTTACTCCTCAGTGCTTGTAGCAATACCTCAGCAGTGAAAAGTACCGGTGCAACCAATAGCGCGCCTGTGGTCACTAAACGCTCTGCTACTGCGGTAAAACCAACCACTAGCGCTGACTATTCAACCGCTTATTTAGACGCTGATAGCTTGGATGAGTTGGCAGATTTATTAGAAGCCAGTGATATGACCATGGTTGAAGACAATAGACTTGCCATTCAACAATACGGAGACTTGTGGAGTCGTCTGCGGGCTGGCTATCAAATGAATGGTAGTAAAGCGGTTTATAATCAGCGTATTGAAGGACAAAAAAGCTGGTTTACCAGCCGTCAGGATTATCTAAACCGCTTGACTGCGCGCGCCAGCCGCTACTTGTACCATACCGTACGTGAAGCTGAGCGTCGTAATATTCCTACTGAGTTAGCATTGTTACCCGTCATCGAGAGCTCGTATGACCCTAGTGGCACAAGTAGTGCTGCTGCGGCAGGTTTATGGCAATTTATTCCGAGCACCGGCCGTATTTACGGTCTGAATCAAAGTAGTAGCTATGATGGTCGCCGTGATGTTATCGAGTCGACCCGCGCGGCTTATGACTTTTTGACGGCATTACACAATCAATTTGGCAGCTGGGAGCTGGCCTTAGCTGCTTACAATGCGGGCCCTGGTCGTGTTCAAAAAGCTATCGATGCCAATGCGGCTCAAGGATTGCCAACTGATTATTGGTCACTCAGGCTACCGACTGAAACCATGAACTATGTTCCGCGCTTTTTAGCCGTTGCTGAAATTGTTGCTCAACCTGAGCAATATGGGGTTTATCTACCAGCGATTGCCAACCGTCAGCATTTTCGTAGTGTGCCAGCCAATTATGGTGTGAGCTTAGCTGAAGTGTCGCAATTGACAGGGGTTAGTTATGACGAGCTAGAAAAGCTTAATACGGCCCTAACCTCATCACGTATTGACTCATCAGGTCCACAGCGGGTCATCATCCCTAATGACGTTAACTTAACGGTTGATGCTAAGTTAAGCGCATTGAGAGGTAATGGCAGCAGCAATGTCATTGCTTCAAGCAACGCTAATAGTAATACGACTGCCCCTAGCTATTCAAGTCCAACGTCTCCTAGCTATAATAGCAAGCCTTACACTAGCTCATCGTTGCCTTCTACGGGTGGTGGTTTAGCTGATTATGCAGCCAGTGCTAGTGTACCTCAGCAGACGACCAGCTATATTACCCCAACCAGCACGCCCACTAGCAGCTCTGTTTATAGCAGCAACGTGTCAGTCCGTACTGAACCACCGCTTACCAGTAAAGAAACCAATAAAATCAATGCTGAGCTAAAAAGCAGTAATAGCTTACCAACTACTTCGGCAACGATTACCCAAAATAATACTATTGTCCAAGAACCACCATTAAGTAAAGAAGAGCGCGATTTTATTGTTAATCAAATTCAGACACAAACGCCGGAAACGAATGTGGTTAGCACCATTGACGGTAACATTAAATTATCGGCAGTACAGACACAGCAGTCTATATTAGAAGCTAGCGGCAAAGAGAAAAAGCTTAGCTTCCCTAAAACCTCAACCAGCAAACCAAAACCGCAAGGTCAACGTACCACCTACGCTGTAAAACGTGGCGATACCTTGTCTAATATTGCCAGCCGAGCTGGTGTTAGCTGGCGTGATATCGCAGAGTGGAACCAAATAGATGCCAGCTCAAAATTGCTCTCTGGTAGCACTTTATATCTGTATGATGCCAAAACAATTGAGCCACTGAGCAGTGCCAGTACTAACAGCGCAAATCAACCAGAAAGCTACGTGGTACAAGGGGGCGATACTCTTATTGGTACTGCCAACCGTTTTGGTTTGTCAGTGACCCAGTTAGCAACCTATAATAATTTGAGCAGCCGTGCTGACTTATTAAGAGGCCAAAAGCTGTGGTTGATACCAGGTAAAGTGACTGCACCTATAAGTACGCCAGCGGCACCATCTTCGAAATCTAGCAGCAAGTCCACAGGCGCGACTAAAAACTACAGAGTACAATCTGGCGATGGTCTGATTGCTTTGTCACGGCAATTCAATGTCTCAATCGATACTTTAGCCAGTCTCAATAGTATTGGTACCACAGACTCGCTGTATGTGGGTCAAACGCTGAAAGTGCCTGCCAGCGTAGACGTTACTGCTGCTAGTAGTAATAGCGCTAGTAGTAACACCAGTAATACAAGCAGCTCAACGCCTACCAGTAACTATAAGGTAAAGTCAGGTGACACTTTAATCGGTATTGCCAATAGTATCGGGGTTAGTGCACAGCAAGTAGCAGCTGTTAATAGCAGCTTTGATGCTAAGGCTCGTTTACAACGTGGACAGACGATTAAAGTGCCAGCATCTAAAGCAGAAGTAAACCGTCAATTAAATGATCAACCAACCAACTACAAAGTGCAGTCGGGTGATACTTTGACTGGGGTGGCCAAACGCTATAATATTGGTTTGAGCGACTTAGCATCAGCGAATGGTTTGAGCAGTACCTCAAACTTGATACTTGGTCGTACTATCACTATTCCTGCCAGCGGTAATAGCGTGAGTATTCCAACTAGCAAGAGCAGCAGTAGTGGTAGCAGTAACACAGCGACCACTAGCAGTAGTGGCAAAAAGCTGGGTAATACAGAAAACTATAAAGTTCAGTCAGGTGATGGTTTGATTGCTTTAGCACGCGGCCTTGGGGTTTCAGTAGAAGACTTAGCGGCGACCAATAATATGGCGGCTAATGCACAGCTACAGCGTGGGCAAACCATTAAAGTCCCGAAAGTCACGGTCAGTTATACCGTTGGCTCAGGCGATAGCTTGATTGGATTGGCACGGAAATATGGGGTCTCAACGCAAGAGCTGGCTGATATGAATAAGATCGCGCCAGATACGATGTTACAGCGTGGTCAGCGTCTGACCGTACCAAATCGTTAATATCTGCTAGACAAATCATGGTTTTAACTGACTGTGGTTTTAACTGGATTTTAACTCATAGAAAAAGCTGCCTTAGTGATAAGGCAGCTTTTTTATTTGAAGATTTTTTATTTAAAGTCTTCTTGTTTAAAGACTTTTTTAGAGAGTGCTATCAAACCGTTTCAGTCTTAATTAAACAGTCTCGGTCTTGATAGTTTCAAGATAACTTCTAATGTTGCTTACATAGTGCATAGCCTGACCGTAACGGCTATTCGATGCTCTATGTTCTGATAGATAGGCATAGACGTTCGCCCAGCTCTTGTCATCAATACCGTCAGCACTAAGCTTACGCTGAATGCGCTTCACTGCATTCGGACCCATATTATAGCCAGCTAGCGCGAACCAAATGCGATCTGTTTTTGGCACATCCGCAAAGTCGGACTTCATCTGCTCTAAATAGCGGGCGCCGCCACTGATACTTTGGCTAGGGTCAACGCGGTCAGAGACCCCCATGGCTTTTGCGGTGCTATTAGTCAGCATCATAAGACCGCGCACCCCTGTTGGTGATACGGCATTGGCATCAAGATGCGATTCTTGATAGCCCATTGCTACCAATAGCTCCCAATCATGATTATAGTTTTGCGCTTGCTCTTCAAAAGAAGACTGATAATCAGGCAATTTCTCGGTCAGTGTGGTCTTGAAATGCTGCTGACTATAAGCGTCTTTGAGTAAGTTTTGATTATAAAATGCCGCTAATTTTTGAGTCTCTTCTAGCTTGATACCATTACATAAAAAATAACTGGCTTTTTTTGATAACGGATCATCTGCTCCGTTAAACGTCCAGCTGACTTTAGGGTGTAAGCCATTTTTAGTCAAGCTGGTATCATAGCCACAGCTCAAATTAACTGAGGATAAGGCAAGCTGGCTTTTCAATTGGGTACTAGCAGTCGTTAACGCCATGTCAGCATCACCTGACTGTAGCGCTCTTAGTGCCGCTTCCTCACTAGCATAGGCTTTTAGATCAATAGTGACCCCAAGCTCATCTGCATAGCTGCGTACCAAGTCATAACCGAAGCCATGTTGGAAGCCATCAGTGGCAAAGTAGGTACTGTCGCCAGGCACAGCCGCGATAGTTAACGTCTGTTCCAGCATGACCTGATCATAGGCTGGCACCGGATCGCCCATTGTCGTTAGACTCTCGGCGGGTAGGGATAATAAAGCAATGCTGGCTGCTTGTATTAATTTTTTAGACTTTCCAAAACGAGACGATGAAAGGTGGGGAACGAGGTTACTTCTAGTGCTAAGTGAGCGCTTGGCCGGACGCAGTAGGTAAGAGATACGGCGTTTGGCACCTTGCGCAGATACTTTGACACGATAAGTAATACGTTGCATTGAGGTCTCCTAATTTTAGCCATCCTGCTTACCCTAAAAATGCGTTATCAGCGTAGACCTATAATCATAAGACAGGCATACGCTAAAATTACATCTTAAATGACATCACACTTAGTAATAGCATAAGAGTGGTATCACTTTGAATAAATATAGAAGCCATTTACAGAGGTTATTTACATGAGTTAGTCATACAAAAAAACAATATAAAAATGGCGGTGTAACCCGTTTGCTAGCGTAAGATTAAAAGTAATAACGCACAGCACGAATAAGGACAAAAATTAAATGATCCTTCAATCAAAAACAGGTTAAACAACTATATTAAACATAGGTAAGGTCATGAATAAGTTATCGAGACATAGGCGTGGGCAGTAATACTGACGTTGATACAGTCGTTAAAAAATACAACTAAAACTTGAATCAACTTTTACTGCGCTATTGTTAGTGGTTGTATACTCTATATATAACTGATAGGGCATAGTCTTTACTGATACGCTAACGTCTAGCAACACGAATAAATAACTGACTTTATGAAATTTATCATTCAACTAATAAATTAATTTATAAAATCATGCTACACCGTTATTGCTATGCTAAATATAAGAGATACGGTGACGCTGAGTATATATTGTGCAATCACAGTGTCTCTTTAGGTAATTATTCCGATTTTCATCAGTCATTATTATTGGTAAATAGCAAACAAAAACCGATTATTTCGTATATTTGAAGCTATGTACCATATGATGTGATGAGTATGTAAACAATGACCATTTATCTAGCGCTATAACTGGAAGCTGTAATAAATGGGAAGTTTCATGACAAAACGTTCTTTTACAAGTAACTAATATGCGGTTATTAGTCACAGTATTCAAGTTAAGTTAAGAAAAGAGCGATAAAACTTAACAATCAGGCTACAGACGGTCAAGAAAAGACCTATTTAATATTTTTTTAGTAAACTAAAGTTTTACAAATATAAAATAACTCTTGCTTAGCATCTTATCTTTATAGTGGGAAGTTAAATTAAGGAATAGCGTTGATTGGCTCATCAAATCAGAGCAACTATTATGTTTAATTAGCGAAATGCATCATTATCATGCCTCATTCGATGAGCTTAGCCGCTTATTAGGCTGGGTTATCAATGTCAATAAAGCTTACTGGTAATTTAAAATGTTGGGCGATTAACTCACCCAATGCTTGGATACCGTTGCGTTCTGTAGCGTGATGACCGCAGGCGAAATAGTCGATTCCAAGCTCACGAGCAATATGGGTGGTACGTTCTGAGATTTCACCTGAGATAAAAACATCACAGCCCATTGCTGCTGCTTGTTCAATCATGTCTTGTGCGCCGCCAGTACATATTCCGATACGCTTAAGCAGCTTTGAGTCAGCAGTATTGTTTTCGATATCAGTCGGGATATTAGTGGGAGTATTAGAATGTTGATAGTTACTTGAGATATGCAGCGGTTCTCTTCCTAGTGCTTGAGTGATGCAAGTAATCAGACTTTGCGCACTTTGCGGAGTACAAGTGGCAATATTGCCCACCGGATGCGACTCATTAGGGTACAGTGGCCCAGTAATGGTCATGCCTAGCATCTCTGCAAGTTTAACGTTATTGCCGATGACGGGATGTCCATCAAGGGGTAGGTGATAGGCAATTAAAGAGATGCCATGCTGCATTAATTTACGGATACGTTGACCTTTCATGCCTACTAGGGGGGCAGATTCCCCTTTCCAAAAATAACCGTGATGTACCATAATAGCTTCGGCGTTAGCTGCAATTGCGGCGTCAATTAAGGCCTCACAAGCAGTAACACCAGTAATGATACGTCGAATAGGTCGTCCGCCATCCACTTGTAAGCCGTTGGGGGCGTAGTCTTTAAAGGCGTCAGCAGATAAGTACTCATCACAAAATTGCGTTAACGTTTGCGCGGTTATCGATGTATTCGATAGTTCAATTATGGCATTTTTAGTTGTCATTATATTTTCCTGTTGTGCTTTAATTAGTGTAATAATTAATGGGATTTAATTATTAGTGGGTTTTGCTGAATTTTTGGTATTACTTATAGCATCAAAAGACAGAACAATAGCTAGAATGCTTATAAGAGTGATTTTATCATACCGCTGAAAAAATTCTGATAAGCACACTAACTGAAATGGTACACGATGCGTTACTATTGGACTGTGTTGCCAGTTATAATTTACATACATGAATGTGTCCATCTGAAGCACTCAGCTGATAACCCTTATCAACGCTTGTTTATATAAAATTTATAGAGGTTTTTATATGTCGTCATTCTCGAATGCCAACAATAGGGCAGCTTTTTGGCAATGGTTACCATGGTTATTATTGCTAGTTTTTGTTGCAGGGTTTATTTGGCTATTTGTGAGTATGAAAACGGCTTCGGAAGCAAAATGGGAGCCACCAAGAACCACGCCTGCTGAGCAGCAAGCCTCCGCGCCTGTTGCCGACACGCCAGCACCTATCTCTTCTTATCACAATGCGGTCGCTCGGGCATCGCAGTCGGTGGTCAATATTTATACCACCCAAACTATGGCTGAGCATCCTTATATGGATGATCCCGTTTTGCGGCGCCTCTTTGAGTTTCATGGTGAGTCTCCGCAAGATCAAGACATGACCAATTTAGGCTCCGGCGTTATTGTGTCAGAAGATGGCTATATCGTTACTAATGCTCATGTGATTGAAAAAGCGGATGAGATCACCGTGGCTTTTAGCGATGGCCGTAAGAGTCGCGCCAAAGTTATTGGTACCGATCCTGGTAGTGATTTGGCAGTAATTAAAGTGGGTATGACAGGATTGATTCCCCTTAGCTTTCGTGAAGCGCCCATTCGAGTTGGCGATGTAGCGTTGGCCATTGGTAATCCATTTGGCGTGGGACAGACGGTCACTCAAGGGATTATTTCAGCGACCGGGCGCACTGGACTGGGAGTGAACAAGTTTGAAGACTTTATCCAAACCGATGCTGCTATTAATCCCGGTAACTCAGGTGGGGCTTTAGTCGATGCTCGTGGTGAGTTGGTGGGTATTAATACCGTTATCTTCTCGCGCTCTGGCGGCTCTGTAGGGATTGGTTTTGCCATTCCCACAGTACTGATTGAGCAGGTAATGAATGGTTTAATCAAAAATGGTCGCGTGAGCCGTGGCTGGTTAGGTATCGAGATCCAGTCACAGCTGCGTGATCCAACCCGTCTTGAAACCTCAACCGGTGTGGAAGTGCTTAACGTTATCGATAAAGGTCCTGCAGCCAAAAGTGGTTTGAAAGTTGGTGATATTATCCTAACCATTGATGGGGTGGAGATGACCGACGCCAATAAGTTGATTCAGTATGTGGCTCGTAAGCCGCCAACAACTGAGCTCAACGCACAAATATTGCGTAATGGCAAAAACAAACAAATCAAAATTTTGCTAGCTGAGCGCCCACAGCAAGAAATTGTTGAAATGCCCGAAATTATCAATGATGAAAGCTTTGAGGATCAGCCAAGCTATCACGGCCAAAATCAGAACCAGCCGACGATGTCGGAAGAAGAGCGGGTTCGTATGCGTGAAGAGTTGCTACAGTTGTTTGAAAGAGACGGTGCACCCCAATCTCAGTAGGAATGAATGTTTAAAGTAATATACAGACAATGAAAAGCGCGTTATCTTGCTTAAGATAGCGCGCTTTTCATTGTCTGTTTTTAAAGGACTTATAAGTTAGTTTTTGATATATTCGTGATTGATATAAATAACGCCTTGCACACGACAACAGCATGACAATATTTCATCGTCTTCAATCATTGCCAGCGGCGAAAACGGATAATCAACTGGGTGTGAGCTTGCAATGCGGCGTATACGGCAGCTGCCACAATAGCCTTCTCTGCATTGATAGTTGACCTCATGACCCGTCCGCAATAGCCCATCTAGCAGACTCTCATCGTCATGCAAGTAGAACTGCTTTTTACTGGTCATTACCCATGTCATAGCAAATCCTACGCTGTACTATCAGCCTTCAAATTAAGTTTAGCAGTTAGTTTGACGATATCGAACTAACTGCTGTTCTATAGTAAATACTCAGTAAAATAGTTACAGTATATAAACTTGCGGGCCTGATAAAATTGTTGCGCTTGCTGTGCGACTGTATCACTCAAGAGGCTGCAATAATTCCTTATAACTCAAAGTCATCAAAGTTACTGTCTGATAAATCCGAGTCAATTTGTCCGACTAAATAAGAGCTGATTTCAGTCTCTTGTGGGGCGACCTGAACATTATCAGACGACAGCCAAGTATTAATCCATGGAATTGGATTTGACTTAGAGTTCGGGAACGCTGATGGCAGGCCGACCGCTTCCATACGCAAGTTGGTAATATATTCGATATATTGGCATAGAATGTCTTTATTCAGCCCAATCATCGAGCCATCTTTAAATAAATAGCCTGCCCATTCTTTCTCTTGCTCAGCCGCTTTGCGGAATATCTCAATGCTTTCTTCATAGCAATCATTGGCAATCTGTACCATTTCTGGATCATCTTTACCGTTGCGCATGAGGTTCAGGATATGCTGCGTACCGGTTAAATGTAGCGCTTCATCACGGGCGATAAGCTTGATAATCTTGGCATTACCTTCCATTAGCTTACGTTCAGCAAAGGCGAACGAGCAAGCAAACGACACATAAAAACGAATGGCTTCTAATACGTTGACCGCCATGATGCACAGATAAAGCTGCTTTTTAAGCGAAGTTAAATCAACGGTAACTTGCTCACCATTGACCGTATGCGTACCTGCACCATATAAGTTATATAGCTGAGCATTATAATAGAGATCATCATAATATTTTGCAATATCAGAGGCGCGCTCCAAAATATGGTCATTAGCCATGATGTCATCGAACACGACGCTGGGATCGTTGACGATGTTACGAATAATATGGGTGTAGCTGCGTGAGTGAATGGTTTCAGAAAACGTCCAAGTCTCAATCCAAGTTTCAAGCTCTGGAATAGAAACCAAGGGTAATAGTACGACGTTTGGGCTGCGACCTTGAATAGAGTCGAGTAGGGTTTGGTATTTTAGATTACTAATAAAGATATGTTGCTCATGCGAGGATAGATTACCGTAGTCAATCCGGTCGCGTGAGACATCGACTTCTTCTGGTCGCCAAAAAAACGACAACTGCTTTTCAATCAATTGCTCAAAGATAGGATGCTTTTGCTGATCATAGCGCGCCACGTTGACCGGCTGACCAAAGAACATCGGTTCTTTCATAGCGTCATTTGGCGTTTGATTAAAAATGGAGTAAGTCATGGGGCTGCCTTATAAGTTATACATATTATTAATCTA of the Psychrobacter sp. LV10R520-6 genome contains:
- a CDS encoding S1C family serine protease; this translates as MSSFSNANNRAAFWQWLPWLLLLVFVAGFIWLFVSMKTASEAKWEPPRTTPAEQQASAPVADTPAPISSYHNAVARASQSVVNIYTTQTMAEHPYMDDPVLRRLFEFHGESPQDQDMTNLGSGVIVSEDGYIVTNAHVIEKADEITVAFSDGRKSRAKVIGTDPGSDLAVIKVGMTGLIPLSFREAPIRVGDVALAIGNPFGVGQTVTQGIISATGRTGLGVNKFEDFIQTDAAINPGNSGGALVDARGELVGINTVIFSRSGGSVGIGFAIPTVLIEQVMNGLIKNGRVSRGWLGIEIQSQLRDPTRLETSTGVEVLNVIDKGPAAKSGLKVGDIILTIDGVEMTDANKLIQYVARKPPTTELNAQILRNGKNKQIKILLAERPQQEIVEMPEIINDESFEDQPSYHGQNQNQPTMSEEERVRMREELLQLFERDGAPQSQ
- the yfaE gene encoding class I ribonucleotide reductase maintenance protein YfaE, translating into MTWVMTSKKQFYLHDDESLLDGLLRTGHEVNYQCREGYCGSCRIRRIASSHPVDYPFSPLAMIEDDEILSCCCRVQGVIYINHEYIKN
- the nrdB gene encoding class Ia ribonucleoside-diphosphate reductase subunit beta, translated to MTYSIFNQTPNDAMKEPMFFGQPVNVARYDQQKHPIFEQLIEKQLSFFWRPEEVDVSRDRIDYGNLSSHEQHIFISNLKYQTLLDSIQGRSPNVVLLPLVSIPELETWIETWTFSETIHSRSYTHIIRNIVNDPSVVFDDIMANDHILERASDIAKYYDDLYYNAQLYNLYGAGTHTVNGEQVTVDLTSLKKQLYLCIMAVNVLEAIRFYVSFACSFAFAERKLMEGNAKIIKLIARDEALHLTGTQHILNLMRNGKDDPEMVQIANDCYEESIEIFRKAAEQEKEWAGYLFKDGSMIGLNKDILCQYIEYITNLRMEAVGLPSAFPNSKSNPIPWINTWLSSDNVQVAPQETEISSYLVGQIDSDLSDSNFDDFEL